One window of the Yamadazyma tenuis chromosome 6, complete sequence genome contains the following:
- a CDS encoding uncharacterized protein (EggNog:ENOG503P2JE; COG:K) has product MCAKYGTKCVYGTVPFANNPPSTDRLVLLKRLQLKTRELEARLAQGPSPSNSSTQKSPTNSVSSTSTTSSAIPSKRLSVASLIHDDSVSNVADEDDHDMVISPQVYNCSRNDAGPRNGHFGPWTSDSILRADPILSKVYMSFNNTSGKDKLMSSLNSHETGDYRGSLSLEQKYDELGEYESIRMMKDQSDIAILSKKNLFNEKAKLFGLSFFEGDIRGTRKLLTKIKMVLPKKKVVWMLLDRFFSNLVPFFGIVDEFECISNFERIIGPRSLKDEPIHTLNMQQKLDFAYVGMLLVFLRLTYLSLFSNIRAVNEQNIYSASTSQAAQDLKYLMTNPVNWEVSNVAQMCLNLFNLVNSSNLVVLQLATLIRYYQIYGPEYGDEPNSSEPQVFSALLMQMAYSLGLHREPDKFPDGNKNERMNHVGRKLWHLLYILDVSSALVTGYSSTGSNFSVDVKFPYLNDRNANFKDLKVERVILNSMDGVTSYKQPLQKVFSAVSNVNEKFSMRDISNTLGECMNLLTESRTQHARAAFFPDRESWEISTYYFKTFKIKYLCQMGGANMALNFHFSNYCYSIGKDEVALEYLHKSLKVFYEQFHTVMETSVINDKPIFENVNELITTPSIHSFIYLASVINLSLLTKVEMLLDQPQELSDLRPNLFVLKSLLSRALDVLLNFLSVLGNRYYTPWKNSKVLSLLLTEVRKPTFCSTFGTAVPPNGYGLTNENTTRLITMISKSMSNRSSLMASEFMNVMPENTDALWLLIIALSKNESEHQQHSPLDCSIAESALDIGEDTVFDSCLDAGSSGFYIDEIFKDFFPTKPFIISMSQKKKRPIQVCNFCRKRKIRCDKKSPCTSCVKFGNKKCDYGLEPNEGSMLTQLTAINSKFINITKTLSAEDSERFLESILQNLEGLEKNLKNGKPDSLSIDFNISNSPFQYKPVSDDQVYYEDSGFGNIDGNKMVVETKSVEPLQEKSRSYSLADYFDDANDGLFKEVFIQSQDRWDDGTGGTEPLSNNLHVPSNNGYKNYSLADYFVDSNQGYFNENYIRFISFTPKAILRNDRIIGHFYTRFYTDSMKVSLFDTSRLPKFTHLDSFVHMHYIEEGITSPDVPRAYSDLYEIHLRAEALLSGFNDINRLLNHFFNYFLPFLPSIDEIQFRVDLMKILKTSGVFVFRVESVDTGNEDNTLILCILLVILKLSSYCEQMESAGDLPMEFIDVAEACLAHFDLSSCSNMLVLQLGVLLLFHQNDAPSYYPPEKSRDLLNALIIMADNMRLSRDPQHKIWHVLHEVNHSLVVNKNFPCNFFACGYVPHTALESTVSEEIYQNLPFLNESFLDIKILLSKIDIFNCEDELLKKFKDTEARLSLWHENHMVNAYNLKCLLVLQTCKLSVMFHLLVIVNVLNKPEYSDMYLGHTIDALRDSIRLISRCNIQSKWFLAHQVIDLVEKIFAITIALFIRVRATEVAINGDKPLFSATCEICFFVCVDFLHQFKFSPKYYKAWKIEIIYKGLFTYIKNQDLTKLGVSQFVGEAYGLRSALKFMQVFMELDNSGFDVFKALEPVGLKEFWTNGKLGNLLGI; this is encoded by the exons ATGTGTGCAAAATACGGTACGAAGTGTGTTTATGGAACTGTCCCTTTTGCTAACAACCCCCCATCAACTGACCGATTGGTGCTTTTAAAACGATTGCAACTCAAAACTCGTGAACTAGAGGCCCGTCTTGCTCAAGGGCCAAGTCCTTCGAACTCCAGTACACAAAAGTCACCAACAAACTCGGTGCTGTCGACGTCAACGACTTCAAGTGCGATACCCTCCAAGCGGTTGAGTGTAGCAAGTCTCATTCACGATGATTCTGTCTCGAATGTGGCAGACGAAGATGACCACGACATGGTGATTCTGCCTCAGGTGTACAACTGTAGTCGCAACGATGCCGGTCCTAGGAACGGTCACTTTGGTCCCTGGACGTCCGACTCGATTCTACGAGCAGATCCAATCTTGAGCAAAGTGTATatgagcttcaacaacactCTGGGCAaagacaagttgatgagctCCCTTAATTCCCATGAGACTGGAGACTACCGAGGCTCATTGAGTTTGGAACAGAAGTATGACGAACTTGGGGAGTATGAGAGTATCCGTATGATGAAGGACCAATCGGACATTGCGATCTTATCGAAGAAAAACCTCTTCAACGAAAAAGCAAAGCTTTTCGGCCTACTGTTCTTTGAAGGGGATATCAGAGGCACCAGAAAGTTACTCACAAAGATTAAGATGGTTTTGCCCAAAAAGAAGGTGGTTTGGATGTTGTTGGATCggttcttttccaatttggtGCCTTTTTTCGGCATAGTGGATGAGTTCGAGTGCATATCCAACTTCGAAAGGATAATAGGACCTCGTAGCTTGAAGGATGAACCGATTCACACTCTTAACATGCAACAAAAGTTAGACTTTGCTTACGTTGGTATGCTTTTAGTGTTTCTACGGTTGACTTACCTTTCGTTGTTTTCGAACATAAGAGCTGTTAATGAACAAAATATTTACAGTGCTAGCACCTCCCAAGCGGCTCAAGatttgaagtatttgatGACTAATCCAGTAAATTGGGAAGTCTCTAACGTGGCCCAAATgtgtttgaacttgttcaatcTTGTCAATTCTTCTAACTTGGTAGTTTTACAATTGGCAACCTTAATCAGATACTACCAAATATATGGGCCTGAGTACGGAGATGAACCGAACTCTAGTGAACCTCAGGTATTTTCGGCATTATTGATGCAAATGGCTTACTCATTGGGACTTCATCGAGAACCCGATAAATTCCCAGATGGCAATAAGAACGAAAGAATGAACCATGTGGGTCGTAAACTCTGGCACTTGTTGTATATCTTGGATGTTTCGAGTGCATTGGTGACAGGTTACTCGAGTACTGgttccaacttttcagtTGACGTGAAATTCCCGTATCTTAATGATAGAAACGCCAATTTtaaggacttgaaggttGAAAGAGTGATCTTGAATCTGATGGATGGGGTCACCTCTTACAAGCAGCCACTACAAAAGGTGTTTTCTGCTGTTTCCAATGTTAACGAGAAGTTCTCTATGCGAGATATCAGCAACACCCTAGGTGAATGTATGAACCTTTTAACTGAGTCTCGAACCCAGCATGCACGGGCAGCATTTTTTCCAGATCGAGAGAGCTGGGAAATTTCTACCTACTACTTCAAAAcattcaagatcaagtatCTTTGTCAAATGGGAGGTGCAAATATGGCCTTAAACTtccatttttcaaactACTGCTATAGTATTGGAAAAGACGAGGTTGCCTTAGAATATCTCCACAAGTCACTCAAAGTATTCTATGAACAATTCCACACAGTGATGGAAACATCGGTCATCAACGATAAGCCGATATTTGAAAACGTCAATGAGTTGATAACCACTCCAAGCATCCACTCGTTCATATACTTGGCTTCTGTGATCAATTTATCACTTTTGACCAAAGTTGAAATGCTTCTTGATCAGCCGCAAGAGCTTTCCGACCTTCGACCCAACTTGTTTGTGTTAAAAAGTCTTTTGTCCAGGGCTCTAGATgtattgttgaacttcttaCTGGTATTGGGAAACAGATACTATACACCCTGGAAGAACAGTAAGGTTTTATCGTTACTTTTGACTGAAGTTCGCAAACCCACCTTTTGCTCCACTTTTGGCACCGCAGTGCCTCCCAACGGGTATGGTTTGACCAACGAAAATACCACTCGACTCATCACCATGATCAGCAAGTCAATGTCTAACCGGTCATCCTTGATGGCCAGTGAATTTATGAATGTCATGCCTGAAAACACCGATGCTTTGTGGCTATTGATCATAGCACTAAGCAAAAACGAATCTGAGCACCAGCAACATAGTCCCCTTGACTGTTCAATTGCGGAGCTGGCCTTGGATATCGGTGAGGATACGGTGTTTGACTCATGTCTTGATGCCGGTTCTTCAGGTTTCTATATTGACGAGATATTCAAGGACTTCTTCCCAA CCAAGCCCTTTATCATAAGCATGTCtcagaaaaagaaaagaccAATCCAGGTGTGCAACTTCTGTCGCAAGCGGAAGATCCGCTGTGATAAAAAGAGCCCATGTACTAGTTGTGTCAAGTTTGGAAACAAAAAGTGTGACTACGGTCTTGAACCCAACGAAGGTTCAATGCTCACTCAGCTAACTGCCataaactccaagttcataaatatcaccaaaactCTAAGTGCTGAAGATAGTGAACGATTCTTGGAGTCGATATTGCAGAATTTAGAGGGTCTTGaaaagaatttgaaaaacgGCAAGCCCGACTCTTTGTCTATTGACTTCAACATTAGTAATTCGCCGTTCCAATATAAACCTGTTTCAGATGATCAGGTCTACTATGAGGATTCTGGGTTCGGAAATATTGATGGAAACAAAATGGTTGTGGAAACGAAATCTGTAGAACCACTACAAGAGAAGCTGAGGCTGTATTCGCTAGCAGATTACTTTGATGATGCCAATGATGGATTATTCAAGGAAGTATTTATTCAGTCACAGGATCGCTGGGACGATGGAACTGGTGGTACGGAGCCTTTGCTGAACAATTTACATGTACCATCAAACAATGGATACAAGAACTATTCTCTAGCTGACTATTTTGTGGACCTGAATCAGGGATATTTCAATGAGAACTACATCAGGTTTATTAGTTTCACTCCTAAAGCCATCCTTCGAAATGACAGAATCATCGGACACTTCTACACTCGGTTTTACACCGACTCAATGAAGGTATCCCTTTTTGACACCAGTCGACTACCCAAATTCACTCATCTTGACTCATTTGTTCACATGCACTATATCGAAGAAGGAATAACCAGCCCCGATGTTCCTCGTGCATATTCTGACCTTTATGAGATCCACCTACGGGCCGAGGCTCTACTTTCAGGTTTTAACGACATCAATAGGCTCCTTAaccacttcttcaactacTTTCTACCATTTCTACCATCTATTGATGAAATACAATTCCGGGTAGACTTAATGAAAATCCTCAAGACAAGTGGGGTGTTTGTTTTCCGAGTTGAATCGGTAGATACTGGAAATGAAGATAATACGCTCATCTTATGCATACTTTTAGTGATACTTAAGCTTTCATCCTATTGTGAACAGATGGAAAGTGCCGGTGATCTTCCCATGGAATTTATTGATGTTGCGGAAGCTTGTTTAGCACATTTTGATCTTTCTTCCTGTAGCAACATGCTTGTGTTGCAATTGGGGGTGTTACTTTTGTTCCATCAAAATGATGCTCCTAGCTACTACCCTCCAGAAAAATCGAGGGATCTACTCAATGCTTTGATAATTATGGCTGATAACATGCGGCTTAGCAGAGACCCCCAGCATAAAATATGGCATGTCTTACACGAGGTCAACCAcagtttggtggtgaacaaGAATTTTCCCTGTAACTTCTTTGCTTGTGGGTATGTTCCTCATACAGCTTTGGAAAGTACTGTTTCGGAAGAAATCTACCAGAACCTTCCGTTTCTCAACGAACtgtttcttgatatcaagatTCTTTTAAGCAAGATCGATATATTCAATTGTGAAGATGAACTTCtcaagaaattcaaagataCCGAAGCACGGCTATCCTTATGGCATGAAAACCATATGGTAAATGCATATAACTTAAAGTGTCTCTTGGTTCTACAGACATGCAAGCTTTCCGTCATGTTTCATCTTTTGGTGATTGTCAACGTTCTAAACAAACCTGAATACTCCGATATGTACTTGGGTCACACAATTGATGCCCTTAGAGATAGTATCCGGCTCATTTCCCGATGCAATATTCAATCCAAGTGGTTTCTTGCACATCAGGTTATagatcttgttgaaaagatTTTTGCAATCACCATCGCCCTATTTATAAGGGTAAGAGCGACCGAGGTGGCTATTAACGGTGACAAGCCGTTGTTTTCTGCTACCTGTGAGATATGCTTCTTTGTGTGCGTTGACTTTCTTCACCAGTTCAAGTTCAGCCCAAAGTACTACAAAGCGTGGAAAATAGAAATTATTTACAAAGGACTTTTCACCTACATCAAGAACCAGGACTTGACGAAATTAGGAGTATCACAGTTTGTGGGCGAAGCTTATGGGCTTCGAAGTGCATTGAAGTTCATGCAAGTGTTTATGGAATTGGATAACTCCGGATTCGATGTTTTCAAGGCTTTGGAACCAGTGGGATTAAAAGAGTTTTGGACAAATGGCAAATTGGGTAACCTACTTGGAATTTAA
- a CDS encoding uncharacterized protein (EggNog:ENOG502QRPQ; COG:K) encodes MTKSRSTVVCGFCKKRKIRCNKESPCSSCVKFNNPVCEYPAGVVPLESSELRLVRKLINRIDTLDKRVNDINIRGFSESDSDFNDGFESDSDDETDDNFDDEFCLFDDYDPMEKGQFLGPLSYAAMMKIQPGVEKIFNNLLESNNEFRILYDIPSPSSARLVLLVMPFSAHSNELLLQKIIRMLPENKDIKVLIDYFFKMLHVFMPLFDEESFRHEIDILVGTDADHIVKIHNDKSFIFFGQLLLVIRLSYLNNSSLPSVDAKALELATECANRYDIIRYTDLDYFQLLLTLKVFHITAPDIGEGLEQNSSGLLASVVIQKAYSLGLHRDPLILNPRGEDGKLFNLRRKLWYFTSITDNKTTGPSGNVSNQFKFLHDTKAPYMNAINSNNIDTGLEEITQFVLGHAESTLERIKPFKKSLFNLEKKFKFKSLSKKFQTHANNLIADSPLFEKLVSHSADPEHLFMKSLRLQYYLFNSCFALAFRARMLWRISKTSTEERFLRNCVDLWTKIYRNILPIINEVLVELRENQPVGQERLCRIALVLPIQAVLNRIVELHLGLLANTGGETRDAIAQGTEFFMSLMSDFASSCYYSWRLVKMNNIIYNQILSDSYSTRQIPQVVEVISSALDDLQFAETLRDLNIQTGDPVWLQVLSIRGHGCWRDTSA; translated from the coding sequence ATGACCAAATCACGAAGCACTGTTGTGTGTGGTTTTTGCAAGAAACGGAAAATCAGATGTAACAAGGAATCACCATGTTCCTCATGtgtgaagttcaataatCCAGTGTGTGAGTATCCGGCAGGGGTTGTTCCTTTAGAGTCGAGTGAACTCAGGTTGGTTCGCAAGCTCATTAATCGAATCGATACCTTGGACAAACGGGTAAATGACATCAACATCAGAGGATTCAGCGAATCCGACAGTGACTTCAATGATGGTTTCGAAAGTGACCTGGACGATGAGACCGATGATAACTTTGATGACGAATTCTGTTTATTTGACGATTATGATCCTATGGAAAAGGGCCAGTTTCTAGGTCCTCTCAGTTATGCAgcgatgatgaagatacaACCGGGAGTGGAGAAGATattcaataacttgttggaaTCTAATAATGAGTTTCGTATATTATATGATATACCGAGTCCTTCTAGTGCTCGGTTGGTGCTTTTGGTGATGCCGTTTTCTGCTCACAGCAATGAACTCCTTCTCCAGAAAATCATACGAATGTTGCCGGAAAACAAAGAcatcaaggtgttgattgactacttcttcaagatgcTTCATGTTTTTATGCCGTTGTTTGACGAGGAGAGTTTCAGGCATGAAATCGATATTTTGGTCGGTACTGATGCCGACCATATTGTGAAGATTCATAATGACAAATCGTTTATATTCTTCGGGCAGTTGCTTTTGGTAATTAGACTCAGTTACTTGAACAATAGTTCTCTCCCATCTGTGGATGCAAAAGCTTTGGAACTAGCTACTGAATGTGCCAATCGATATGATATAATAAGGTATACGGATCTCGATTATTTCCAGCTATTACTCACTCTCAAAGTGTTCCACATTACTGCACCAGATATTGGAGAAGGCCTTGAGCAAAACTCGTCGGGATTGTTGGCATCGGTCGTCATTCAGAAAGCTTATCTGTTGGGGTTGCACCGAGATCCATTGATCTTGAATCCCCGCGGTGAAGATGggaagttgttcaatttgcGTCGGAAACTCTGGTACttcaccagcatcaccGACAATAAGACCACCGGACCTTCAGGGAATGTTCTGAATCAATTCAAATTTCTCCATGATACCAAGGCCCCCTATATGAATGCAATAAACTCCAATAATATAGATACTggtcttgaagaaatcaccCAATTTGTTCTAGGTCATGCTGAGAGCACACTAGAACGTATCAAGCCATTCAAGAAGTCgttattcaacttggaaaagaagttcaagttcaagtcgcTCTCCAAGAAATTCCAAACCCACGCCAATAATCTAATCGCCGATTCACCACTCTTTGAAAAGCTTGTGTCACACTCAGCTGACCCTGAACACCTTTTTATGAAGTCTCTCAGGCTCCAGTACTATCTCTTCAACAGTTGTTTTGCATTGGCATTCCGAGCCAGAATGCTCTGGCGTATTCTGAAAACGTCTACTGAAGAACGGTTTTTGCGTAATTGCGTAGACCTTTGGACAAAGATATACCGGAATATTCTACCCATTATAAACGAAGTGTTGGTCGAGCTTCGTGAGAATCAACCAGTGGGACAGGAGAGATTATGCCGAATCGCCTTAGTTTTGCCAATCCAAGCAGTGCTCAACAGAATCGTGGAATTACATCTTGGGCTCTTGGCTAATACCGGAGGAGAAACTCGCGATGCGATTGCACAAGGAACAGAGTTTTTTATGAGCCTAATGCTGGACTTTGCCTCGAGCTGCTACTACTCCTGGCGACTCgtgaagatgaacaacATCATCTACAACCAAATTCTCCTGGATTCGTACAGTACTCGGCAGATTCCACAAGTGGTTGAAGTAATTTCAAGCGCACTCGACGATTTGCAGTTTGCAGAAACTCTTCGTGATTTGAATATCCAGACAGGTGACCCAGTGTGGCTCCAGGTGTTGTCTATCCGGGGTCACGGTTGCTGGAGAGACACTAGCGCTTAG
- a CDS encoding uncharacterized protein (COG:S; EggNog:ENOG503PDHC): MVMQRQRFNFVIGSTVRSRNGCSACKHSKKKCDETLPACGLCQRRGIECAYRTFRPAKVTKSKTPPPPDPQIEALISYKVPIVPTYQVSTSPVPDNLEVLTPPVLINTPTSPDSRWRKIIELMDADENLSLDDLMSQSPQSTPQLVPSLQSSPQLVPSSQSSPQLIPPSLSTLNLHLDEHGIQFLQYFEEKVSPLLCIDKHSSNYFVKTFLQISLTEEAISNALACWGGIFREGNGLKNLQVKRYMNKSIQLAQNFSISDISRYYTLLCFYQIMVGIQVCSGDVYYWHKMLTNCFNGIDANGGFSFLLEKFSHSNDVKWLISNFQYHDILQSGAFIRGTRFPIENYQLNLVNYGVDPYQGCNNDLICHLGDILNEKVRIDEDDLQALDAAFHRFWAKVESCEPVNHQFELLQDSAKHNYLTLFKLYKVATKLVLYMYFKRSVPKSVDISLLVDEALPHIHSLVHSRFVSCLTFPLTIVGINAVGPARLSFMDVMNKVQACYSVGNVTRSKAVILKCWDQSSIRLRDSIEDDGESDDEASFFTMHDCHYQRTPAANKFCSAPTIWGSIKFDPILKEAFDSATEAQQTGKRSDSLFGRDQRIIFDANTFNYLNDNDPISEVAGLQAYKDGVWQESKNISKEALYNLMDNPDVLEKILNQVISILPKHKIIWIILHHYFTELYSIFPFLNESHFIAHMERILGGRKYVLKPVTQLHISSNIDFAHLGILLIILRLVMVTIYQEGFFTGGEDEEISQELNCDHNTAKNWQVYQLAQIFLNQFDLFGKSNFTILQFLMFIRIWRIESPEVSEEIDDDEVQMINTVMLQIGLSLGLHQDSHTSNRSEDNLRKKFWYLICLHDHSSMLTSGHPSNVGKSFFNTSVPVASDDIRDANALDLEVDKHSIRMFVHMKRSFQSLNKLYVIHASDEKVNVGSSFQVVESCFANLKNTIKLFQWYLHESNDIVAMRMYHSYTVKFYISTGYVLISMCNMLYGHYLTINKPAKGITYLIRIFNVIGKSVLPLIDRAFLNPESKGKMLRFVFFPRLLVTVQRVSLIIASTLIKLRIIDLETTDLEILLMKLGSFFRDINRLLSSSCYASWKFTKIYEHLTSKVNLDRIKQRVNCTGNFGFTTNCIRILVSSLTKAINEFEINQTFYSASIPSDYPFISTDGYAASDRFDQKVEAGDDGDSLWLLMLSMKEHKEDFSLDDFYKDVISTLG; encoded by the exons ATGGTAATGCAGCGTCAGAGATTCAACTTTGTCATTGGCTCCACCGTCCGGTCCCGCAATGGCTGTTCCGCCTGTAAGCAcagcaagaagaaatgCGACGAGACCTTACCGGCCTGTGGCTTATGTCAACGGAGAGGTATTGAGTGTGCTTATCGTACTTTCAGACCCGCCAAAGTCACCAAACtgaaaacaccaccaccacccgATCCCCAGATAGAGGCTTTGATACTGTACAAGGTACCAATCGTTCCCACGTACCAGGTATCAACCCTGCCAGTGCCAGACAATTTGGAGGTCCTCACACCACCAGTGCTTATAAATACACCCACATCTCCCGACAGCCGATGGCGTAAGATTATAGAGCTCATGGATGCCGATGAAAACCTCTCCCTTGACGACCTCATGTCGCAGAGCCCGCAATCAACTCCACAATTGGTCCCATCATTGCAATCAAGTCCACAATTGGTTCCATCATCGCAATCCAGTCCCCAATTAATTCCCCCATCATTGTCTACGTTGAACCTCCACCTCGATGAGCACGGCATCCAGTTTCTTCAGTATTTCGAAGAGAAGGTCAGCCCGCTTTTGTGCATTGACAAACACTCATCCAACTACTTTGTCAAGACATTTCTCCAAATCAGCTTGACAGAAGAAGCGATTTCCAATGCGTTGGCGTGTTGGGGAGGCATTTTCAGAGAGGGTAACGGCCTTAAAAACCTCCAGGTCAAACGGTACATGAACAAGTCAATTCAACTTGCTCAGAACTTCAGTATTCTGGACATCAGTCGCTACTACACTCTTTTGTGTTTCTACCAGATCATGGTGGGTATACAGGTATGCCTGGGAGATGTCTACTACTGGCACAAAATGCTCACCAACTGCTTCAACGGCATCGATGCCAACGGTGGATTCAGCTTcttgttggagaagtttCTGCATTCCAACGATGTCAAATGgctcatctccaactttCAATATCATGATATTTTACAGTCAGGAGCCTTCATACGGGGAACCCGATTCCCCATTGAAAACTACCAGTTGAACCTTGTGAACTACGGGGTGGACCCCTACCAGGGGTGTAATAACGATTTGATATGTCACTTGGGAGACATTCTTAATGAGAAGGTGagaattgatgaagacgacCTCCAGGCCCTAGATGCTGCTTTCCACCGGTTTTGGGCCAAGGTCGAACTGTGTGAACCTGTCAACCACCAGTTCGAACTCTTGCAAGACAGTGCCAAACACAACTACTTGACGCTCTTCAAGCTCTACAAAGTGGCTACCAAATTGGTGCTTTACATGTACTTCAAACGTCTGGTGCCCAAATCGGTAGATATCCTGTTACTTGTGGATGAGGCTCTTCCTCATATCCACTCCCTCGTGCACTCGAGGTTCGTTTCCTGTTTGACGTTTCCGTTAACAATTGTGGGCATTAACGCCGTAGGGCCTGCTCGGCTACTGTTTATGGATGTCATGAATAAGGTCCAAGCCTGTTACAGTGTGGGAAATGTGACTCGGTCCAAGGCAGTGATACTTAAGTGCTGGGACC AGTCTTCCATTCGTCTCCGGGATTCGATAGAGGATGACGGCgaaagtgatgatgaagccaGTTTCTTCACAATGCACGACTGTCATTATCAGAGAACTCCAGCCGCAAATAAGTTCTGCAGTGCTCCCACAATTTGGGGGCTGATCAAGTTCGATCCCATATTGAAAGAGGCATTCGACCTGGCCACGGAGGCCCAACAAACTGGGAAAAGATCTGACTCGTTATTTGGAAGAGACCAAAGAATCATATTTGATGCAAATACATTTAATTATTTGAATGACAACGACCCTATATCTGAAGTGGCAGGCTTACAGGCGTACAAGGATGGAGTTTGGCAAGAATCTAAAAATATCTCAAAAGAAGCGTTatacaacttgatggatAACCCcgatgttcttgaaaagatCCTTAATCAAGTGATCCTGATCTTACCCAAACATAAGATTATCTGGATTATCCTCCACCATTATTTTACCGAATTGTACTCGATCTTTCCATTCCTTAATGAGAGCCATTTCATTGCTCACATGGAGAGGATCCTAGGGGGTCGCAAGTATGTGTTGAAACCGGTGACACAGCTCCacatttcttccaacatCGACTTTGCCCATCTAGGGATCTTGTTAATTATTCTCCGACTTGTAATGGTAACGATATATCAGGAGGGCTTTTTCACTGGCGgcgaagatgaagaaatttCCCAAGAGCTCAACTGTGATCATAACACTGCTAAAAACTGGCAAGTGTATCAACTTGCCCAGATATTTCTTAATCAGTTTGATTTGTTCGGcaagtccaacttcaccattcttcaatttttgatGTTTATCAGGATCTGGCGAATCGAAAGCCCTGAAGTATCAGAAGAGATAGACGATGACGAAGTTCAGATGATCAACACAGTAATGTTGCAAATTGGTCTCTCGTTAGGTCTACATCAAGATTCGCATACCTCCAATCGAAGCGAAGACAACCTTAGGAAAAAGTTCTGGTATCTAATTTGTCTACATGACCATTCCAGTATGTTAACTCTGGGCCACCCCTCCAACGTTGGTAAgtcttttttcaacacttcGGTGCCAGTAGCAAGTGATGATATAAGAGATGCAAACGCCCTCGACCTCGAGGTTGATAAGCATTCGATCAGAATGTTTGTCCATATGAAGCGGTCTTTCCagagcttgaacaagttgtaTGTTATCCATGCCTCCGATGAAAAGGTGAACGTCGGTTCATCTTTCCAGGTGGTTGAGTCCTGTtttgccaacttgaagaacaccaTAAAGCTTTTCCAATGGTACCTCCATGAAAGTAATGATATAGTGGCAATGAGAATGTACCACTCGTACACTGTGAAGTTCTACATTTCTACCGGGTACGTTTTAATATCAATGTGCAACATGCTTTATGGACACTATTTGACCATAAATAAACCCGCAAAAGGAATCACCTATTTGATCAGAATCTTCAATGTTATTGGAAAGTCGGTATTGCCATTGATTGACCGAGCGTTTCTAAACCCTGAAAGTAAAGGGAAAATGCTCAGGTTCGTCTTCTTTCCTCGTTTACTTGTGACTGTCCAGAGAGTGTCTCTCATTATCGCTTCAACCCTTATAAAATTGAGGATAATCGACTTGGAAACTACAGACCTTGAAATCCTTTTGATGAAGTTAGGCAGTTTTTTCCGAGACATTAATCGACTTCTCTCCAGCCTGTGCTACGCAAGTTGGAAGTTCACTAAGATTTATGAACATTTGACCAGCAAGGTGAACTTGGACAGGATCAAACAAAGAGTGAATTGCACTGGGAATTTTGGATTTACCACCAACTGCATCAGAATTTTAGTGtcttctttgacaaaaGCTATCAACGAGTTTGAAATTAACCAGACGTTCTATTCTGCTTCAATTCCTAGTGACTATCCGTTCATTTCAACTGATGGATATGCAGCCTCCGACcgatttgatcaaaaagtaGAAGCGGGTGATGATGGAGACCTGTTGTGGCTCCTTATGTTATCTATGAAAGAGCACAAGGAAGACTTCAGTCTTGACGACTTTTATAAGGATGTTATCTCTACTTTAGGGTAA